One window of Vibrio sinaloensis genomic DNA carries:
- a CDS encoding GGDEF domain-containing protein — protein MQSLKGISFDKLLLVACFVLVGGLLSSFPVRAIEMTDIHWYDANHLKQPSEITSTQDRLQYPIDSFRLTGGTHVSELRFSLSIANDYVIDFRNSALIGVFHHWLYDENGQQIAYFDGGLLKREAHNDYFLRNGCDVRLPEGNYRLVTWQSSQFNIAPPTPFIMSKTAYVSEIKLGNSITLLGLGILFGLFFYYLVLSITRHSWVDFSYAGFILGNLLFNATSLLVLPQLVGIHWYGGASWPILFSNIAYLLFVLQLLGIKRENDRWIWRLGVGLIALFSLFVLLSTIFVNLQNEFNRSAVGLFLLYGVVAGGYKVWQGNIIARWYLVANFGFVLFGSIAISQEQIAGLKTIYMAHLGLIAVVCEVLMLSCVIAYQMTRLQQEKAVALRQAEAHLKQAKTDALTQLPNRYAMEEGLQRATPNEVFVYVDLDGLKRCNDNFGHEMGDNLLVSFGEKLSSMLPEASCLYRISGDEFGIISPEHHQSVITQVLEQLDQDLKYDFLPNVGVSFGIAHFEENRSNFSAVKQADERMFEHKRAKYQYADRA, from the coding sequence ATGCAGTCATTAAAGGGGATTTCGTTCGACAAGCTGTTACTTGTCGCGTGTTTCGTGCTCGTTGGAGGGCTTTTAAGCTCCTTTCCTGTTCGCGCAATCGAAATGACAGATATCCATTGGTACGATGCGAATCACCTTAAACAACCAAGCGAAATAACCAGCACTCAAGATCGTTTGCAATACCCTATAGATTCGTTTCGGCTCACTGGAGGTACCCATGTCAGTGAGCTACGCTTCTCTTTGTCCATAGCCAACGATTATGTGATTGATTTTCGCAACTCAGCTTTGATTGGTGTGTTTCATCATTGGCTCTACGATGAAAACGGCCAGCAAATAGCCTATTTCGACGGTGGATTGCTCAAGCGCGAGGCTCACAACGATTATTTCTTGCGCAATGGCTGTGATGTTCGATTGCCTGAGGGCAACTACCGATTGGTGACATGGCAGAGCTCTCAATTCAACATCGCTCCGCCCACGCCCTTTATTATGTCTAAGACGGCATACGTTAGTGAAATCAAGTTAGGTAATAGCATTACGCTATTGGGGCTGGGTATTCTATTCGGTCTGTTTTTCTACTACTTGGTGTTATCCATTACTCGCCATAGCTGGGTAGATTTTAGCTATGCTGGTTTTATTCTCGGAAACCTGCTGTTCAATGCGACGAGTTTGTTAGTGCTGCCTCAGCTGGTGGGGATTCATTGGTATGGTGGCGCCAGTTGGCCGATCCTTTTCTCTAACATCGCTTACCTGTTATTTGTCCTCCAACTGTTAGGAATCAAGCGAGAGAATGACCGTTGGATATGGCGGCTGGGTGTAGGGTTGATCGCGCTTTTCAGCTTGTTTGTATTGCTCTCAACCATCTTTGTTAACTTGCAAAATGAGTTCAACCGATCTGCGGTGGGGCTCTTTCTTTTGTATGGAGTGGTTGCGGGTGGTTACAAAGTTTGGCAAGGAAACATCATCGCGCGTTGGTATTTAGTTGCGAACTTCGGTTTTGTGCTGTTTGGCTCGATTGCGATAAGTCAGGAGCAGATTGCTGGTTTAAAGACGATTTACATGGCTCACTTGGGCTTGATTGCTGTGGTATGCGAAGTGTTGATGCTGTCATGTGTGATCGCTTATCAAATGACCCGATTACAGCAGGAAAAGGCCGTTGCGCTACGTCAGGCTGAAGCGCATTTAAAACAGGCGAAAACCGACGCATTAACTCAGCTCCCTAATCGTTATGCGATGGAAGAAGGCTTGCAACGAGCGACCCCGAATGAAGTGTTTGTATACGTTGATTTAGACGGTCTTAAACGTTGTAATGATAATTTTGGCCATGAAATGGGGGATAACCTACTCGTTTCGTTTGGGGAAAAGCTCTCTTCGATGCTGCCGGAAGCAAGTTGTTTATACCGAATTTCTGGTGATGAGTTTGGAATAATTTCGCCTGAACACCACCAAAGTGTTATCACTCAAGTGCTTGAACAGCTCGACCAAGACCTAAAGTATGATTTTCTCCCCAACGTTGGTGTGAGTTTCGGCATCGCACATTTTGAGGAAAATCGCTCAAACTTCAGCGCTGTAAAGCAGGCAGATGAACGAATGTTTGAACACAAACGGGCAAAATACCAATACGCTGATCGGGCTTAA